The DNA region TCGGCTTCAATGGCGTGACCAAACGTATGCCCAAGATTCAGTAAAGCACGTAAGCCCGTTTCACGCTCGTCTGCGGCGACAACTTCTGCTTTCAGTTCACAACAACGGCGAATGCAGTATGCCAGCTTAGCCTCATCCAGGCGCAACAACGCATCCATATTCTCTTCAAGCCAGCTAAAGAACTCGCCATCCAGAATAATGCCGTATTTGATCACTTCTGCCAGACCGGAAGCAAGCTCTCGCTTCGGCAGGGTTTTCAGACAGTCGAGATCCACCACCACCGATGCGGGCTGGTAGAACGCGCCAATCATATTTTTGCCGAGCGGGTGGTTGACTGCCGTTTTGCCGCCGACAGAGGAGTCGACCTGGGACAGCAGCGTGGTCGGGATTTGAATAAAACGAACGCCACGCTGATAGCTTGCGGCCGCAAAGCCGGTCAGATCGCCCACAACACCGCCGCCCAGGGCAAGCAGTGTTGTATCGCGACCGTGCGGTTTTTGCAGCAATGCGGTAAAGACGGTATCCAGTACCGTCAGGCTTTTATACTGCTCGCCATCGGGGAGAATCACACTGTCGACTTTTACGCCCGCCTGCTCAAGCAGGTGGCGTACGCGGTCGAGATAAAGCGGAGCCAGCGTCTCATTGGTGACCAGCATCGCCCGATCACCCGCTTTCAGTGGTAAAAAGGAAGCTGGGTCGTTAAACAAACCAGCCGCGATGGTGATAGGGTAACTACGTTCCCCGAGAGTAACTGTAATCCTCTCCATGACGCAACATCCACCTTTAATGCTTTTACCCGCAGGCGAGTGTATATAAAGCCAGAATCAGTTGCTTTCCAGCATATGAATAATCTGGTTTGCAACCACTTTAGCGCTCTGGTCGTCAGTACGAATGGTCACATCGGCAATCTCTTCATACAGCGGATTGCGTTCATCGGCCAACGCTTCCAGAACTTCGCGTGGTGGCGTTTCAACCTGCAGCAGCGGGCGCTTTTTATCGCGCTGCGTACGTGCCAGCTGTTTCTCGATGGTCGTCTCAAGATAGACCACTACGCCACGGGCGGAGAGACGGTTGCGGGTTTCGCGAGATTTCACAGAGCCGCCGCCTGTTGCCAGAACGATGCCCTGTTTTTCCGTGAGTTCGTTGATCACTTTTTCTTCTCGGTCACGGAAACCTTCTTCGCCTTCTACGTCGAAAACCCAGCCCACATCAGCTCCGGTTCGTTTCTCAATCTCTTGATCAGAATCGTAAAATTCCATATTGAGTTGTTGAGCTAACTGACGCCCAATAGTGCTTTTGCCGGCACCCATAGGCCCAACCAGAAAGATATTGCGTTTCTCTGCCATTTTATCGGTACTACTAAGACTATTCGTTAATGGTAATCCCCGCTTCGCAGACACCCAGCGTAGCAGGACATGAACTGAAACCTCATATGCAATAGAGCGAGAGTCAGACTAAAAATTATCTCAATACTCCGGCTTGTTTGGCAACTGATTAAATCACCGCGCCGGGCGCATAAGGTAATAAGACGTCAGTCCAACTCAAATCGGTACTCCTTGTATGCTAATTCATGCCCCACGTCAAACATCTGCAACAATCTGAATGCAAAATCATTGCGGGGATTGTCACCCGTCAGCGAATACCCACCAGGCGTGGCGTAATAAATACCACTAACTCGCGCCGTTCATTGTCCTTCCCGTCGTGGCGAAAAAGCTGCCCAAGCCAGGGGATTTTTCCCAGCCCCGGCACGCTGTCGCTGCCGGTTTTGTTCTTCTGCGAAAAAATTCCACCCAACGCCAGCGTTTCTCCACTTTTTACCTCCACCTGGGTTTCTATCTCCTGTTTGTCGATCGCCAGCGTTTCGCCGTCCGCCTGCTGCAGGACCTGCCCCGGCATATTTTCGCTGATGTGTAATTTCAGGCGCACGCGTCCACCGGGCAGGACCACCGGCGTGACCTCCATCCCCAAAACCGCCTCTTTAAACTCAACGGAAGTTGCCCCGCTCTCACCGCTTGACACCTGATACGGAATTTCACTTCCCTGCTTGATGCTGGCCGGCTGCATATGCGAGGCCAGCAGCCGCGGGCTGGCGATGATATCGACCTGCTGTTTCTGCTCCAGCGCAGAGAGCTCCAGATCCAGCAGTCGACCATTGATCCGCCCGATGTTAAAGCCCACGTGGCTGGTGGCGCTGGCGACGGAAAGATCGCTGCCCAGCGTCGTGAGCTGTCCAACCTTGCCCGCGTCGGTCGCGTCGGCGAGACTCCACTTCACCCCCAGCTCACGCAGGCTTTTTTCATTAATGGTCACAATATGCGCCGCCAGCTCGACCTGTTCGACCGGAATATCCATCTGAGCGGCCCAGCGCTGCAGCGTATCCACTACCGTCTGGTTATCCCGAATCAGCAGCCGGTTGGTGCGTTTGTCGACGGATAAGCTCCCCTTTGGGCTCAGGAGCTTTTCCGCGGCTTTTTGCAGCTCTCCGGCATCGGCATAGGAAAAAGGGATGCCGTGAGACACCAGCGGTGCATCAAGCTGTCGTCGCGCCCGCTCCTGTTCTGCGCGTTCCTGCTGTTCACGCTCCCAGGCTGCGGTGTGCACGTAAAAAATCCCACCCTCTTCCCGCAAAACGAGGCCTGCGCTGCTCACCACCGTCTGCAGCGCCTGACGCCAGGGAACGCGCGTCAGGTTAAGCGAAAGCGTGCCGCTGACGTCAGGCGATACCACCAGATTACGGTTCTCCTGTGCAACCAGGCTTTGCAGCACCTGGACAACGGGAACGTCATCCACCACCAGCGTGATCGGTTTTGGCGCGGCGGCCCACAGCGGATGGCTGAACGCCAGTAGCCACAGCATTATCCGTAGATTCATTCTTCTTCGTTCCTTCTCGTTGCCACGTCCATATTCCTGGTTTACATGCCTCACCCACGTCAACAACCAGTTCCGTTTCATTGATGTCTGTTATCGTCCAGCCCGCCGGGAAGCGCTCATGCGTTTTCAGCCGGTACCAGCGCTTCTGTCCATCCTGTAAAATGCCGGTGGCCTGCTGCCCTCTCACCATGCCGCGATAGTGCCACTGGGCCAGCTCGCCGAGGGCGCAGGGATCGTCAGGCGGGCGAAACGGGTCGCGCATGCCGGTTAATAGCAGCGCTGAGCAAACCAGCAGATATCGTGTGCTATTTCGCATGTTCCAGCTCCAGGCGCAGGCGCAACGCCGTACCTTGTGGCGCAATCGTAAAGGCGACAATCTGCACATCCCGCTGCGCCAGCCGGGAAAAAAGCGCCGGGAGTGCTTTCCACTCCAGATCCAGTATCAGTTCCCCTCCGTTCTGCAGGGGCTTCCAGTGCACCAGCGCCGCGTCATCGCCCTGAAAATCGAGCGGGGAAAACGGCATTCGCACCCGTGCTACTGCCGTTTCTGAACGAAACGGCATCTGTCTGACAGCAGGCCATAACGCTGCGTTAGCCCTGACGTTTTCCATCAGCTGGCGTTCTAGTTCAGCACACTGCCTGTCTACCGGTCTGAGCAAGGTGCCACACGCGGCCAGTCCAGCCAGCAGACTCCCCAGACACCAGAAGAGCACCCGCCCCCAGGGGCGGCTTTCGCACCAGCGTTCTAACAGAGCGTCCACGCGCTACCCCTCGCTTTTAAGATGGAGGATGAACGTCCAGCGCCCCTGACCGTCCTGCCGAAGCTCCCCCTCCGTTCCGGGGGTAAAACCCGCTATTTGGCCAAACGCATCGCGCAGCGCAGTCAGTGCCGGCAGGGTGATGGCATACCCGGTCAATATCAGAGTGGGAGGCTGAAAGCGCAGCTCTGTCAGCCAGACCTGAGAAGGAATGGCGGCGGAGAGAGAGGCCAACACGAGCTGCCACGCGCGTTCTTGACGTTCCTGCTCTGGCATCGGCCCTTGTGCGGCGAGTCTCTGCCGGGAGAGGAGCACATGCTGCACGGACTGCGCTCCCCTCAGATCCGCTTGCAGCGCCTGGATCCTCACGAGAGGATTCATCCGCAGACAGAAAATGGCCGCGAGCGTCAACAGCACGGTGCCGACCCAGAGTACGCCCCAGAAACGCAGGCACCGGGCGCGCCGCTGCTGTCGCCAGGGCATAAAGTTCATGATGCTCATCCAGGCACCTCGCTCATGGCTAACGCCAGCGCAACGGTATAATCCGCCCCGCATTCCGGAAGTGGGGCATGGCAGCGTTCCAGAATGTCCCACGGCTCACGTTGGCTATCAAAAAGCGCAACGTCATCCGCCCGCAGAGCCAGCAGTGCCGCCAGATCGGCCACGTTTTCTGCTTCGGTAGTCAAGCGCCGCCCCCACTGGTGGCGCATCGCCCACAGCCACTGGCGATCGTCCCGCCAGGCGACACACTGCGCCGGTGCCAGCGCGGGCAGAAGATTCGCCAGCGCGCTGGCATCCGGCGTAATGGTCACCAGCCGCAAACGCAGCGCTTTCGCTAACGTCAGAAGGGTATCGACCTCTTTGTTTTGTGCGGCCGTCACGTGAAAGGTATTGCTGAACGTATCCTGCGCGTAATCGAAGCAGAGCGTATCGGCCGACATCTCCAGGTCGCGCGCGAGCGCGGCGCCAAGCCATGAGAGCTGCTCGCTGTCGCGCAGCGCAACGGTCGGGCGGGGAAGCGAGCGTTGCAGGGTCCGTGCCGCCGGGAATGAGAGGAACACCCGGTGATAGTGCGGCAGCGTTTTCCGCCAGTCGCGCAACGCATCAACCAGCTGTTCTGGCTGACAAATTTTGCCGTCACGAATGATGCCTTCGCCCAGAGGAATCGCCCACCAGCGGCGCAAGCACCAGCCCGACTTCTCGCGGGCCAACGCGACGATCCGCACCCTATCCTGTTGAATATGAACGCCCGTTTGCCATGTTTTGAAAGCCATGCTTCACGATCTCCTTATCGTCCGTCTCCTTGACGGCTATATCAATGAATCAGGCTTGCCTTTATACTACTGCGCGATTGTTTAGAAACTGCCCAAGTGAAACCAAATGGGAAATCTCCGGTGAAGTTCGTAAAGTATTTATTCATCCTTGCAGTCTGTTGCATTCTGCTGGGAGCAGGCTCGATTTACGGTTTGTACAAATATATTGAGCCACAGCTACCTGATGTCGCCACGCTTCGCGATGTGCGCCTCCAGATCCCGATGCAGGTCTATAGCGCCGATGGCGAGCTGATGGCGCAGTATGGCGAGAAGCGTCGTATCCCGCTGACCTTAAACCAAATTCCACCCGTGATGGTAAAAGCCTTTATCGCCACGGAGGACAGCCGTTTCTACGAGCACCACGGCGTCGATCCGGTGGGGATTTTCCGTGCCGCAAGCATTGCGCTGTTCTCGGGTCACGCCTCCCAGGGGGCGAGTACCATTACGCAGCAGCTGGCGCGTAACTTCTTCCTCAGCCCTGAAAAGACGCTGATACGTAAGATCAAAGAGGTGTTTCTTGCAATCCGCATTGAGCAGCTGCTGAGCAAAGACGAAATCCTTGAGCTGTACCTCAACAAAATCTACCTGGGCTACCGCGCCTACGGGGTGGGGGCTGCCGCACAGGTGTACTTCGGTAAGCCTGTTGAGCAACTCACCTTAAGCGAAATGGCGACCATCGCCGGTCTGCCAAAAGCGCCGTCCACGTTTAACCCGCTCTACTCCCTCGATCGCGCCACCGCGCGTCGTAACGTCGTCCTGTCACGTATGCTGAGCGAAGGCTATATCAGCCAGAGCGAGTACGACCAGGCGCGTAACGATGTCATTGACGCTAACTACCATGCCCCGGAAATTGCCTTTGCGTCTCCTTACCTGACCGAGATGGTTCGCCAGGAGATGGTGAATCGCTACGGCGACAAGGCCTATGAAGATGGCTATCGCGTGTACACCACCGTCACCCGCAAAGTCCAGCAGGCGGCGCAGGAAGCGGTACGGAACAACGTGATAGACTACGATATGCGTCACGGCTATCGCGGCCCGTCAAACGTGCTCTGGAAGGTGGGCGAAAGCGCGTGGGACAGCAAAAAAATCACCAGTACGCTGAAGGCGCTGCCCACCTACGGCCCGCTCCTTCCAGCCGTGGTGACGCAGGCCGATCCTCAGGAAGCCGTGGCGACGCTCGCGGACGGTACCTCCGTCTCCCTGCGCATGGACGGTATTCGCTGGGCGCGTCCGTACCGTTCGGACACCCTTCAGGGCGCCACGCCGCGTAAAGTGACCGATGCCGTACAGGCCGGGCAGCAAATCTGGGTGCGCAAGGTGGGGGAATCCTGGTGGCTGGCGCAGGTGCCGGACGTCAACTCGGCCCTCGTCTCTATCAACCCGCAGAACGGCGCAATCCTGGCCCTGGTCGGTGGGTTTGATTTCAACCAGAGCAAATTTAACCGCGCCACCCAGGCGCTGCGTCAGGTTGGTTCCAATATCAAACCGTTCCTCTACACGGCCGCGATGGATAAGGGCTTGACCCTCGCCAGCATCCTTAACGACGTGCCAATCTCCCGCTGGGATGCGGGTGCCGGTTCCGACTGGCAGCCGAAGAACTCCCCTGCGGAGTACGCCGGTCCTATTCGCCTCCGTCAGGGCCTGGGACAGTCGAAAAACGTGGTGATGGTGCGCGCCATGCGCGCGATGGGCGTCGACTATGCCGCAGAGTATCTGCAGCGCTTTGGTTTCCCGGCGCAGAACATCGTTCGCACCGAGTCATTGGCGTTAGGCTCCGCCTCCTTTACGCCGCTTCAGGTTGCACGTGGCTACTCGGTAATGGCCAACGGCGGCTTCCTGGTTGACCCGTACTTCATCAGCAAGATCGAAAACGATCAGGGCGGCGTGCTGTTCGAGGCGAAGCCGAAGATTGCCTGTCCTGACTGCGATATTCCGGTGATTTACGGCAATACGCCGAAATCCGAGGTGCTTGAAAACAAGGACATGGAAGATCCAGCCGTGTCTCAGGAGCAGCCAAACATTGTCGTGCCGCAGCCGCAGCTGGAGCAGGCTAACCAGTCGCTGGTCGCGCAGACCGGCG from Enterobacter chengduensis includes:
- the aroK gene encoding shikimate kinase AroK; protein product: MAEKRNIFLVGPMGAGKSTIGRQLAQQLNMEFYDSDQEIEKRTGADVGWVFDVEGEEGFRDREEKVINELTEKQGIVLATGGGSVKSRETRNRLSARGVVVYLETTIEKQLARTQRDKKRPLLQVETPPREVLEALADERNPLYEEIADVTIRTDDQSAKVVANQIIHMLESN
- the mrcA gene encoding peptidoglycan glycosyltransferase/peptidoglycan DD-transpeptidase MrcA; the protein is MKFVKYLFILAVCCILLGAGSIYGLYKYIEPQLPDVATLRDVRLQIPMQVYSADGELMAQYGEKRRIPLTLNQIPPVMVKAFIATEDSRFYEHHGVDPVGIFRAASIALFSGHASQGASTITQQLARNFFLSPEKTLIRKIKEVFLAIRIEQLLSKDEILELYLNKIYLGYRAYGVGAAAQVYFGKPVEQLTLSEMATIAGLPKAPSTFNPLYSLDRATARRNVVLSRMLSEGYISQSEYDQARNDVIDANYHAPEIAFASPYLTEMVRQEMVNRYGDKAYEDGYRVYTTVTRKVQQAAQEAVRNNVIDYDMRHGYRGPSNVLWKVGESAWDSKKITSTLKALPTYGPLLPAVVTQADPQEAVATLADGTSVSLRMDGIRWARPYRSDTLQGATPRKVTDAVQAGQQIWVRKVGESWWLAQVPDVNSALVSINPQNGAILALVGGFDFNQSKFNRATQALRQVGSNIKPFLYTAAMDKGLTLASILNDVPISRWDAGAGSDWQPKNSPAEYAGPIRLRQGLGQSKNVVMVRAMRAMGVDYAAEYLQRFGFPAQNIVRTESLALGSASFTPLQVARGYSVMANGGFLVDPYFISKIENDQGGVLFEAKPKIACPDCDIPVIYGNTPKSEVLENKDMEDPAVSQEQPNIVVPQPQLEQANQSLVAQTGAPEYAPHVINTPLSFLIKSALNTNIFGEPGWQGTGWRAGRDLQRHDIGGKTGTTNSSKDAWFSGYGPGVVTSVWIGFDDHRRDLGRTTASGAIKDQISGYEGGAKSAQPAWDAYMKSVLEGVPEQPLTPPPGVVTVNIDRSTGQLANGGNSREEYFIEGTQPTTQAVHEVGTEIIDNGETHELF
- the hofQ gene encoding DNA uptake porin HofQ, with product MLWLLAFSHPLWAAAPKPITLVVDDVPVVQVLQSLVAQENRNLVVSPDVSGTLSLNLTRVPWRQALQTVVSSAGLVLREEGGIFYVHTAAWEREQQERAEQERARRQLDAPLVSHGIPFSYADAGELQKAAEKLLSPKGSLSVDKRTNRLLIRDNQTVVDTLQRWAAQMDIPVEQVELAAHIVTINEKSLRELGVKWSLADATDAGKVGQLTTLGSDLSVASATSHVGFNIGRINGRLLDLELSALEQKQQVDIIASPRLLASHMQPASIKQGSEIPYQVSSGESGATSVEFKEAVLGMEVTPVVLPGGRVRLKLHISENMPGQVLQQADGETLAIDKQEIETQVEVKSGETLALGGIFSQKNKTGSDSVPGLGKIPWLGQLFRHDGKDNERRELVVFITPRLVGIR
- a CDS encoding pilus assembly protein PilM, with product MAFKTWQTGVHIQQDRVRIVALAREKSGWCLRRWWAIPLGEGIIRDGKICQPEQLVDALRDWRKTLPHYHRVFLSFPAARTLQRSLPRPTVALRDSEQLSWLGAALARDLEMSADTLCFDYAQDTFSNTFHVTAAQNKEVDTLLTLAKALRLRLVTITPDASALANLLPALAPAQCVAWRDDRQWLWAMRHQWGRRLTTEAENVADLAALLALRADDVALFDSQREPWDILERCHAPLPECGADYTVALALAMSEVPG
- a CDS encoding HofP DNA utilization family protein, with the translated sequence MRNSTRYLLVCSALLLTGMRDPFRPPDDPCALGELAQWHYRGMVRGQQATGILQDGQKRWYRLKTHERFPAGWTITDINETELVVDVGEACKPGIWTWQREGTKKNESTDNAVATGVQPSAVGRRAKTDHAGGG
- the aroB gene encoding 3-dehydroquinate synthase, translating into MERITVTLGERSYPITIAAGLFNDPASFLPLKAGDRAMLVTNETLAPLYLDRVRHLLEQAGVKVDSVILPDGEQYKSLTVLDTVFTALLQKPHGRDTTLLALGGGVVGDLTGFAAASYQRGVRFIQIPTTLLSQVDSSVGGKTAVNHPLGKNMIGAFYQPASVVVDLDCLKTLPKRELASGLAEVIKYGIILDGEFFSWLEENMDALLRLDEAKLAYCIRRCCELKAEVVAADERETGLRALLNLGHTFGHAIEAEMGYGNWLHGEAVAAGMVMAARTSERLGQFKPEETARIIALLERAGLPVTGPQEMSAQAYLPHMMRDKKVLAGEMRLVLPLAIGKSEVRGGVPHDVVLGAIADCQQA
- a CDS encoding PilN domain-containing protein, which produces MSIMNFMPWRQQRRARCLRFWGVLWVGTVLLTLAAIFCLRMNPLVRIQALQADLRGAQSVQHVLLSRQRLAAQGPMPEQERQERAWQLVLASLSAAIPSQVWLTELRFQPPTLILTGYAITLPALTALRDAFGQIAGFTPGTEGELRQDGQGRWTFILHLKSEG